CCTCTCTAATGATGTGTTTGCATATAGATAGATGGCTATCATTGTCCTTTGTctattagtaaattttttttctaaaaaatattataaataatcgacagttatgtatttgtgtatatttatatacgttaattttatataattttaataaatttaatttttatgcacttttaatatcaaataattttatacgtatatttaattacataatacTACAATATTAACTGTGTGaatagttataaaaaaaatagatatgattgtacaattatataaaatcttattattatatcaaaattaaattctatttttaatatatattttatataaattattaatttattaattaatttttttatacacgtaacattttttattttcttgtattttgcAGATGGCAAGAATTAATTAAGTAGCTTTTCTTTTCATGTCATATACTTAACATTGAGAAGTGGAATTTTTGCTTAAATAGCATAGACAAACCTTGGGAATCTATCATCAAGGCTATATGTATCAAAAGAGAAATTTGGATCAAGAAGGAAGAGGaccaaagaaaataataaataaataataataattcaagttgcaaagttattattatttgacaCATGTATTTTCTCATCAATAAAGTTTACGGTTaaataggaagaaaaaaaattagaatgagagaattatatataaaattatattgattATTATCCATTTTAGTTGACCTTTGACGAACCAACCATGGAGCCCACATATCCTAACATAGCTTAATTATCTTCCATTAATTCCCACCACAAGTAGCTTGATTTGCTTTGCATGAAACTATACATACATAAATATTCCAGTGTTTATAATATTTGTCACCTATAAAATGGTTGGTGACACAGTTCCGAGGAATATATATCATCTCATGTACTAATGATAATTATATAgtagaaaaagaatttaatttgtataCACATACAAATATTCCAAAATACTttctccttttatttttaattttctgcataattcatcTTTAAGAATATTTCTTAAGGAGTACAACAGTACAATTCTTGATACGATTTTGTTTGTGTATATTCTAGAGTGCAAATGAAGATTTATCTGTGAACactttgtattatttttagCATTCCTATTTTAGCaacaattattaatataatgagAGAGGATTTTGGCATGCACTATGATGGTTTTCATTCAATAAGTACGAAGTAATTAATTACGAAGTAATTAATTACGAAGTAATTAATGATTAGTAAACAATACATTAATTACACAGGTAGTTATATCCACTGGggacttattcattaattatgcTATGCCACCCCACATTAGGACAATAATATTTGTGAggcaataaaaaattaatttaaataatttaaaattattttattcaatatttattaattattattaaaataattatataattttaaatataataaatatgtaattataaatattgtgtataaaattataaatattatattatataaagtGATTTTAGATATTGTCTTCTTAATATTATGGTAGCATATGCCACTTTTCcatttttcgaataataattGATGATTTAGCTAAAGAAACCTATAAGGATATTGGTTAAgagaatgacaaaaaaaaaaaacaattatagttttttatttatgaaaaatttagaaagtaaatgcttttttattatttatattttttatttctagtaattttaataagcgtaatttttttagttttacatAGTATTTCCATTACTATAGATAAAGAATTAAATCGTTGCGAATaagagttttatttaaaaattcatcattaattaataaattactgcatagataaaatttgaatatcTAACGCTTACTTAATAAGCGGATAAATAAACTAATTCCTTAACCAACCCAAAATGATTTCTTAACAAGTAGACTAGCAAGACCATGTAATATAACGAAAGAGAGCTTCAATTGTTCCAGCTAGATATATGACATCTCTTCATGATGTCAAGTTAGGATTTCATTGAACCCTAAATTTTCTTTAAGAAATGGTCAAAAGTTTTCAGTTCCCATCAACATTATTTATCAACAAAAACATATATATGTGTCCATTAAATGTCTCTATTCATATAAAAGTGCTTTCAAGAGGTTGAGGCCAAGTACTTCTCAAacttttgttttcaattatttttccaattaaacAACTTTATGTTAACTCACATATTgaatctgttttttttttttttgggagacACTGTTATATAAATTCTAAACTTGACATCAAATAAAGTTTTTCACCTCTTTATTTCATTTCTCAACTTTTGTTTTCAAGaagattaaaacaaaataaagaaagaagatATATAACAAAAGTGAATGTCTAAAATTGGATTCAATTAAATAAGTTATACATAgaattttcctcttttttttctcttcctcttttgaAGTCTAAACTTATTATATAACAAgtgtctattttttttttgtttaaataaattattattggcATGTGCTCTATACAACGTAACATTGCTTGTGAGTTAGAATTCTTTGGTGGGTAAGAGATGCTGAAAACTTGAGGGAACACAAAGCCACCAAATTAAGACTAATAATTAGTAATAATCACTCAATTAGTCCTATTCAATTCGAGACATTTCCACAAATATGTGACCCGATTGATGAGTATATATCTAGACTCTAATTGATTGAGAATTTGAAGATTCGGATAAGAATAATTATTgaactatatatttatattgagTGATGAAAAAGAACATATGGGATATATATCGGTAAGTACAGAAGTGGGTATGACCtgctatttatatattatttaattaattagtttatatgaAAATAGTTTCCTTCTATCATAATCttcaaaattttgttttgaCAAAATGGTGAAGCCATTTAAGCTACTTATTCTTGGCATGGAAGGGgaacaataataatgcaagtTGTATAGCATaagaaagaatataaaaattcCAACATTTTGGCAGGAATTGAAAGAGCTTATACATTATTGGAGGCTACCATTATTTTCGAATAGGATATACATCATATACATAAACTTGAAATCTATGTATTATATGATTCTAACAAACTATTGTGTTTTCATCTTATATCTTCATTTTTTcgtgtttattttaaaaatattatataaaaaaagaaaaaaagtataaaaacaatagaattttattttttgtttttttttttacgtaatttaaaaaatctccAATATTTGTTTGCACAAATCTGTGAATTAATTACTAAACTAACTCGGGTTggttagacaaaaaaaaaactcaaggTGATTAGTCTCCTAAGAAAATTACAACTTAGATTCTTTAAGTCTACTAGGCCCATCATTGTGTGAACCAATAATTTTGGGCTAAGAAAAACAATGACCTACTTAAAGTCCACCAACTTATACCGAAAAAACAAAATCATGTCCACCAACAAGTATTTATTGTTCATATGTAAAGTGGACTGTTTTACCCATTTTTTATGACCTACAAGTATTTATTGTTTTAGCTTTACCAACTTATGAGAGATGGACAGGTCAAGTAAAACGTACTTTGGGGCAAGGGATTTGTAGATCCTTTTAGTTTGGAGCAACTGAAATTCTGTTTTGaaaagttagaaaaaaaaaaaagagagagagagattacaaaaaacaagaaaaaaaacaatcatcgttgtatattttttttccctGGTGGAGGGATTTTCTCTCTCGCCTGGAGAGTAATTAAGAACTTTAGGTTCTTCATGAGGGAGGTTCTTCCCTTTCCCATCCCCAACTCATATTATTGAAAACATCTCCTTTAACATAACATCATTCAACTCTGAGCTTCTCACATTCTTGAAAATTTCTAACTCAACAAACACCATTTTCCCTATTTCAAATGTTCCAAAACCATCcttttatcaataaaatataccTTAACCAGAAGCTGACCCCATTCCATACTTACCTTAAAACATTGTATTCCCCTCATCTAGCCACTCTTAACCtgcagaatcattcctctcagTTTTTAACTATCTATATCTAGACCTTTCATACCTTAACCTACTCaaccgttttttttttctttatactCCCACAGTTTATCCCTTCCAAATCTCTTTCACCAAATAGGTTATCTCATCTTTTGATCTCCTCTCTGAAACCTGAAACATGCCAACATGGGATTAGATCCTATTGAAGGCAAGACCATATATATGAATCCGAACCCAAGCCCAGGATATAAACATGATTGCTACAACATAGTAGGTAAAATCATGTCAGAAAAAGAAGTCAAATTCAAAATGATCAAGAACTCCATCCTAAGAATGTGAGGTAACCCAAAAGATGTCTCTATTTCAAAAGTTGCACGAAACACTGTCCTAATCAGCTTCAAAGACagtaaaaaagaaacaaaatctgGGTATCCATAGATGTTACCAGGCCTCTCCACACCGGCTTCTACTTGGGCAGAGGTGAGCTTCAGGATTGCTATTGCTTTAACTGCAGTATCATCGGTCACGAGAAAAAGAACTGCAAAAATTTTAAAGCCATCCAAACTGCTGTATGATGTAGGTTTAGGAACAACCGGAGCCAAACCGCTAACCATGGAAGGAGGAATGGAGAAAGATGAAGAAAATCGGAAACGAGACGAGGCGCGTGGGAACCAAGCGAAAGAGAGGGAGAGTTGTGACAAACATAGCTCAGAGGACAATAGCAAAACCCGCTGGATacaaataatttctgaaatggAAGTGACATTCAGAAAATTGAAAATACAAGAAGCAGGGGATTTAGGTGGCgataagaaagaaacaaaagagaaTGCAAATCCACTGTTACAAGTTAAACCCCCCGGAGACAGCAACCACAACATCATCAATCACATTGGAGCTATTACCCTTAGAGTATGTGTGGTTGGAGAAATATTACAATATTTAGATGggaatattttattatcatgtttgtttcaaagtttaaaaatatatttttagataaactttattttttggaATCAAAATATCactaatttcattttcatctctctCTGATGAGAATGGAatgtatataacaaaataaaaaaatcaaaatacccttgctaatttaacttttttcctcttttttcagatttttttccCAACTCATTTCATCAAAAAACCAAACCTTAGCAGAGAGAGTCCTTCCTCCATGAAAACCAAATCTTAGGGAGTTTTTTTCTACAAATTCATGGAGGTCCCACCGGCGTGGCACCGCTTCGCCACCGATTTGCATGACCACCGCACTCTTTGTGTTCGTGTTAATCATCACAACTCACCTCGGTTCCCAGCGACTGCATTTTCGCCGCCATCGTCGCAACTCTTCGGATCCTTCGCGTTGTGTGGAAGTGTCTGCCTCTCTCCATCTGAGCTCGGTTGCTCTCGTCTGCTTGAGTTGTGCTTTCTGTTTATGTCGTCTCCCTTCACCCCCTCTCCCTCCTCGCAATAATCATCAAAACACAGAATCTTTTTCAAGCACAGGGATTTTAACGGTTAGCGATGTATGGCTTTCTGCTAAAACTTGTGGTTTGACATTGTTTatatttggatttttatttgttatttatttttttactgaaCTCTTCTGTTATAATATGGCATATATATTTGTACATATTATGGTGGATTGAATCATAGGTTGAATGCTGAAGTTATAAAACAGAGTTGTTTTTTTCtactgattttattttcaatcacaTGAAATTGATAGACATATGTTCTGCtgattctgttttttttttctgctgaGGTTATAAGACATATATTTGTacaatgaatattttttttccaatacCCCCACTTTTAGGAATAATTATTGTATACTGTAATGATTCCATTCATATTACATAAGTGAACTAAATTTGACAATTTAAAGCTATGAAAGAACACTTATTTATTCACNNNNNNNNNNNNNNNNNNNNNNNNNNNNNNNNNNNNNNNNNNNNNNNNNNNNNNNNNNNNNNNNNNNNNNNNNNNNNNNNNNNNNNNNNNNNNNNNTGAATTGATTTTACTAAttcattttttcaattttcacttttatttcaaTTGATTATATGAgatcatttcaaattttcaatacataAATATCAGAATATGTACCATATGAATCTCACCCTACATGTTCATATTCTTTTGGTTTCAGTGATTATCTTAGTTGTTGAATTATGTAGAATCTTACAGCTTTACAAATGGTTGATATGATGACTTAAGTTATTGTCATCTACTTGTTATagataacaattaaaaatttcttttcaaacatTGACAATTAGTATGACTCTTTTACTTTCTACTTATTTAAGGAATGATCTATACCTTTTTCTGCTATTAATTTACATCAACATTGGGATGTgcttttatcatattttttcttaaattagaTATAAAGCATGCTTTTTCCAAAGtgcttattagttattaatttgtaaatgaaaaattgtcttatttgtgttattttctgCTTATTAATCTATAGAGAATGGAAGAAAATTCTCAACCTGATTCAAAGCAAACTAAGCACGAAGATACAAAACTAGTTGAGTGTTTGGTGGAGCTTGCAACTACTTCTTGAAAGTGTGGCAATGACACGTTCAAATCCGATTATAAAAAACATTTGAAAAAAATGCTTTATGAAAAGATCCATGTGATCTTAAGGTACAATATCTTAACATAATACTTGCTTTTCTTGTTTATAATTGTATAGTTTGTTAATTTACAATATAAAAATGCATCTTTGAATGAATTGTGGTGCCATTTATGCTATGTATAGACTAATTCACACATTGAATCAAGGATAAAATTGCTTAAGAGACCATATTTTGCAATAGTTGAGATGATGAGCACGGCTGGGAGTGGATTTGGTTGGAACgacaaagataaaataattgTAGTGAAACAACAAATTTTCAATGAATGGAAAAGTGTAAATTCTAAACAACTTtcttaattcaattttatttatcttaactttttaatatttattgcttacttattttccttttaatttcagtCCCATCCTAATGCTAACGGCCTCTACAATAAACCATTTCCACATTTTGAAGAGTTGGAAATAGCATTTGGTAGAAATAGGGCTCAAGAAGGCAATGCAGAAAATGTAACTCAAGCAGTTGTTACTATAGAGGCTAAGCGCGAAGTAAACTTGAATGATCGACAAGTGAATGAAAACCCCCAAGCAAATTTGGAAGAGACTGAAATTGAATATGAAGCTGATTCTCAAGTACGTAAGCAATTGACTCTAGTTCATGTAGATAAATTCACTTATTGTTGACCCTATTATTGTGTACTTCCTTAAATTTTGGAGTAATTTTTCATTAGTTCAATAGTTCCtgtttttttattcttagttAGTTCAATAGGTACTGTTTTCTTGGTTCTTgattcacttattcatatattattctTCACTTGAAGagcaattttttatttcaaagttGTGTCACTCACTTAAGTCTAAAGTTTTAAGTATAGGGTGTAACACAATTTCATTGACCGAAGAAAAAAAGATCAGTTAGAGTCTTAGAGATATTAAAGGTGTTTCTACTTCATGGCAAATTCATTTGAAATTGTAGGAACACTTTCATATgtctaattgattttttttttcaatcaataaaattatgtTACATCCTATATTTAAAACTTTAGTCTTGAGTGAGTAGggacaactttaaaataaaaaattgctcTATAATGGAAGAATAATATATGAATCAAGAATCAAAAATATTAACTATTGaactaatgaaaaaatgaaagaaaaaatagtaaCTATTGGACTAATGAAGAATCACTCTGAAATTCAAGAAAGTACACAATAGCAGAGTCAACAATAAGTGAATTTATGTACATAAACTAGAGTCAATTGTTTACGTACTTGAGAATCAGCTTCATATTCAATTTCTGTCTCTTCCAAATTTGGTTGGGTATTTTTATTCACTTGCCGATCACTCAAGTTTGCTTCGCCCTCAGCCTCCATAGTAGCACATTTTCTAACATTGACTTCTTGAACCATATTTCTACCAAATGCTATCTCCAACTTTTCAAAATGTGAAAATAGTTTATTGTAGAGGTCATTAACATTAAGATGAGactgaaattaaaagaaaataagcataaatattaaaaaattaagataaataaaattgaattaagaAAAGTTGTTTAGAATTTACACTATTCcattcattaaaattttttcgcTTCATTACAATCATTTTATCTTTGTAATTCCAACTAAATCCACTCCCAGCGTGCCCATCATTTCAACTATTGCAAAATATTATCTCTTAAAGCAAATTCACCCTTGATTCAATGTGTGGATTAGCCTAAACATAGCATAACAATTTAGAGTTattacttctaaaactaaattcAATAAACTGAATTTTGATACAATGACCCCACAATTCATCCAAAAAGGCATTCTATtgtaaattaacaaattatataattataacacagctgtataattataaatgaaaaaaaacaaatattatgttaaaaaattgtACGTGAAGATCACAtccatttttttcaaatatttccaTAATCGGATTTGAACGTACCATTGTCACACTCCCAAGATCCAACAGACATTTTTCATGATGCTTAGTTTGCTTTGAATTAGGTCGAGAATTTTATTCCATTCTTCATAGATTAATAAGcagaaaataacacaaataaaacaatttttcatttacaaattaataactaataagcaCTTTGGAAAAAGTATACATTATATctaatataagaaaaaatatgataaaagcACATcccaatataaatataaattaatagcAGCAAAAAAGAATAGATTATTTCTCAAATCAGCAGAAAGTAAAACAGTCACACTAATTGTCAATATTTGAagagaaatttttaaattgttatctATAACAAGCAGATGACAATAACTTAAGTCATATCAACCATTTGTGAAGCTGCAAAATTCTACATAATCCAACAACTAAGATAATCACTAAAATCAAAAGAATATGAACATTTATATGGGTACATATCCTGTATTGAAAATCTGAAATGATCTCATATAATCAATTCaaacaaaagtaaaaattgAACTATGAATAAGTAGAGCTCAATAGATTCACCTTTCCAGAAAAAACTAAGCTTGGACATAACTTATACACATGAACTACCAACAAACATTTCTCTCTTAGCACagtgaataaataattgttcTTTCACAGTCCTAAATTGCCAAATTTGGTTCACCTATGTAATGTCTTACAGTAAGCAATAATTATTCCTGAGTAGGGCAAAAAATTGGGAAAAGAGTATTCAAAGGACAAATATATGTCTTACCGTCTCAgcagaaaaaaacaaaatcagCAGAATATATGTCTATTAATTTCATGTGactgaaaacaaaatcaacagAGAAAAATACAATTCTATTTTATAACATCAGCATTCAACATTTGATTCAATCCACcataatatgtataaatatatatgtcaTATTCAATTTAGCATGCCATATTCTGGCAAAAACAGaattcagaaaaaaaataaataacaaataaaaataaaaatccaaacataAACAATGTCAAACCACAAGTTCTAGCAGAAAGTCCTACAGCGCTAGCAGTGTAAAATCCTTACCTCAAGAAGATTCTTTGCTTGAAAAAGATTCTATGCTTTGATGGTTATTGTTGAGACGTGAGGAGAGAAAGAGGCGAGAGAGACGACACAAACAGGGAGCACAACTCGAGCAGACGCGGAGGCGAGAGGTGCGGGAGCAACCGAGGTCAGACGGAGGAGAGAGGCCAGACGCGACAACACAACGCAAAGGATCCGAACAGAGTCGTGACGATGGCGAAAATGCAGTCGCGGTGAACCGAGGTGAGCTGTGATGACGAACACGAACGCAAACAAGGAGCACGGTGGTCATGCAAATCCAAATCGGCGGCAAAGCGGCGCCGACGGAGCCTCCATAAATTTGGGGAGAAAACTCGCTAGGGTTTGGTTTTCATGGAGGAAGGGCTCTGCTAGGGTTTGGTTTTTTTGACGAATGAGTtgggaaaaatctaaaaaagagaaaaagagttaAATTAGTAAagatattttagtctttttattttgttatacaCATTCCATTTCCATTGGAATTGAAAATAACCAGAAGAAAGATGGGAATGAAATTGGTGATATTTTGATTCCAGAGAATAAAATTTATctgagaatatttttttaaactttaaaacaaacataaaaaaaaatattctcattTAAATATTTCTGAAAATACTCTAATATTCCCTTAACCACACACACCCTAAAGGAAGTCAATTCCAAAACCACATGGAAAAGAGATGGGGCACAAATTCAACATGAGCAATATACAGGAGAATGTATAGCTGAACCATCAAAGTGGACAAATTCAACATAGAAAACCAAACCCAAATAGCAAGTAACAATAAGATGAATATGGACCTAACAAAACATCAAGTAGGTTCCGcatgggccaaaaataagcaaacCTCTCCCCAAAATAtctcaaacaaagaaaagaccCCAAAGACTATCATCTCCCCCTTTCCAACTTACAAGAGCACCGAATGGGAAAAAGAAGACAATGAGAAAATTACAGTACAAGAGGCCATGCCATAAGAATTTTTCGATCAAAATGGGAGATAAGAGGGAAAGAAGCAATGAAGTACTCTCCTAACAACAAGAAGGAAAAGCAAACTCACAAAACAGAAAAAGGAGAAACCTACTTTGTAGAGCCAGCATCGGATAATGAAGAGAAAGACTCAGAGGCCAACAACCAAAAGAGCAGGGACATGGCAAGATGGGAGGAAGTGCTTAGCAGAGGCTTCAAAAAAAATCTGaagataaaaagaaagagagacaaCACTATCCCCATGAGATTAACTGAACAG
The Arachis duranensis cultivar V14167 chromosome 5, aradu.V14167.gnm2.J7QH, whole genome shotgun sequence genome window above contains:
- the LOC127747448 gene encoding uncharacterized protein LOC127747448, translated to MLPGLSTPASTWAEVSFRIAIALTAVSSVTRKRTAKILKPSKLLYDVGLGTTGAKPLTMEGGMEKDEENRKRDEARGNQAKERESCDKHSSEDNSKTRWIQIISEMEVTFRKLKIQEAGDLGGDKKETKENANPLLQVKPPGDSNHNIINHIGAITLRIFFPTHFIKKPNLSRESPSSMKTKS